The proteins below are encoded in one region of Pristis pectinata isolate sPriPec2 chromosome 37, sPriPec2.1.pri, whole genome shotgun sequence:
- the LOC127586640 gene encoding sperm-egg fusion protein TMEM95-like, which produces MRKAASTAMITGFWLGLIIETEGCMFCALPHKRIRDRFEKLCGEYKTLTGSANCTKYTEANLVKFQFDELSVDMITEKVHRVLRVIGYSTTVINCSLCQELKVNCWKMKTCWPNMLDLGESIYLILGLSAGSILIGFVTLIFE; this is translated from the exons ATGAGGAAGGCAGCCAGTACTGCGATGATTACTGGCTTCTGGCTGGGTCTTATCATCGAGACCGAGGGCTGCATGTTCTGTGCTCTCCCGCACAAGAGAATACGGGACAGGTTTGAGAAGCTGTGCGGAGAATACAAGACATTGACGGGGTCTGCAAACTGCACCAAGTACACGGAGGCAAACCTGGTCAAGTTTCAGTTTG ATGAATTGTCGGTTGACATGATCACAGAGAAGGTGCACCGGGTCCTACGGGTTATAG GATACTCCACAACGGTTATTAACTGCAGCCTGTGTCAAGAGTTGAAAGTTAACTGCTGGAAAATGAAGACTTGCTGGCCAA ACATGCTGGACCTGGGCGAATCCATCTATCTGATCCTCGGTCTGTCAGCAGGCTCGATCTTGATTGGTTTTGTGACCCTTATTTTTGAGTAA